The Listeria monocytogenes genome window below encodes:
- a CDS encoding immunoglobulin-like domain-containing protein produces the protein MKKMIAIITTVTLLTMVVFNFNLGIVAKAANTSESNLTYKDVRGGFYFVGYENVQLEKGKTYKYKMVYEANVDMTITDTITGQSAKAGLFVPNSSGVPINSNVITRTQENVVDVANDSNKVFTHTFEFTANEDTKVDIGVFAGAGSVLPTTPESSLIWKNIAVTDETPVEAATAPVINAEDKTIKLNETFNPLNEVTATDKKDGDITSAIQVTKNTVDTTKSGEYDVDYKVTNSSKITTVKSIKVTVTKEAAPVNTAPVINAKDQTIKVGDLFDSLKGVTATDKEDGDLTAKIKVTKDTVNNSKKGVYQVTYTVTDSGNLSATLTIKVTVTQDLKITVDPIKPTGSGTPKEPTGPKQPSGKVETTKTQVNKIPKTGDNSMIWMVLAGLGLATVGITTYRKKANR, from the coding sequence ATGAAAAAAATGATTGCAATTATTACGACTGTTACGCTTCTAACGATGGTTGTTTTTAACTTTAACCTAGGGATTGTCGCAAAAGCAGCAAACACTTCAGAGAGTAATCTAACGTATAAAGATGTACGAGGTGGTTTTTACTTTGTTGGTTATGAAAATGTACAATTAGAAAAAGGGAAAACATACAAATATAAAATGGTTTATGAAGCAAATGTTGATATGACAATCACAGATACTATTACAGGACAATCCGCAAAAGCAGGATTGTTTGTACCCAACTCTTCAGGTGTGCCAATTAATAGTAATGTTATAACTCGTACCCAGGAGAATGTAGTGGATGTAGCAAATGATAGTAATAAAGTTTTTACACATACATTCGAATTTACAGCAAATGAAGATACAAAAGTAGATATCGGTGTGTTTGCAGGTGCTGGATCGGTCTTACCAACAACGCCAGAAAGTTCACTGATTTGGAAAAACATAGCTGTAACAGATGAAACGCCAGTAGAAGCAGCAACTGCACCAGTCATTAATGCAGAAGATAAAACAATCAAATTAAATGAAACATTTAATCCGCTAAATGAAGTAACTGCAACAGATAAAAAAGATGGTGATATTACAAGTGCTATTCAAGTTACAAAAAACACCGTTGATACGACTAAAAGCGGCGAATATGATGTGGACTACAAGGTAACAAACTCAAGCAAAATCACAACGGTAAAAAGTATCAAAGTAACCGTAACTAAAGAGGCTGCACCAGTAAACACAGCCCCTGTCATAAATGCCAAAGATCAAACAATCAAAGTTGGTGACCTATTTGATTCGTTAAAAGGTGTGACAGCAACAGATAAAGAAGATGGTGACCTAACAGCAAAAATTAAAGTAACAAAAGACACGGTGAATAATTCGAAAAAAGGTGTTTACCAAGTCACGTATACCGTAACAGACTCAGGTAATCTATCTGCAACCCTTACAATTAAAGTAACCGTTACACAAGACTTAAAGATTACCGTAGACCCAATCAAACCAACTGGAAGCGGTACGCCAAAAGAACCTACTGGACCTAAACAACCTTCTGGAAAAGTTGAAACTACTAAGACGCAAGTAAACAAAATACCAAAAACTGGTGACAATTCAATGATTTGGATGGTTCTTGCTGGACTCGGCTTAGCTACAGTCGGCATTACCACATATCGCAAAAAAGCAAACAGATAA
- a CDS encoding BH0509 family protein, translating into MEIEQQADDTWVLVEIVSLVTNVERQRLRQLSYSELEDLYERVVVEY; encoded by the coding sequence ATGGAAATAGAACAACAAGCCGACGATACTTGGGTTTTAGTTGAAATTGTAAGCCTTGTGACAAACGTGGAAAGACAAAGATTAAGACAACTTAGTTATTCTGAGTTGGAGGATTTATATGAAAGGGTAGTCGTGGAATATTAA
- a CDS encoding ABC transporter ATP-binding protein, with protein sequence MIQLFNISKTYQMGENTVKALDNVSLQIKQGEFLAIIGPSGSGKSTLMNILGILDKATLGEYYLNKVNLMRISDKKIAKIRNKKIGFIFQQFNLMPRLTAFENIELPLVYRGVRKTKRKKVVAKSLERVGLLDKAKHLPAQLSGGQQQRIAIARAISGSPEIILADEPTGALDSKTGEEVMALLKEIHREGNTLIMITHDKEIAEQAERIIEIKDGKLREWNKL encoded by the coding sequence ATGATTCAACTATTTAACATCTCGAAAACCTATCAAATGGGAGAAAATACCGTAAAAGCATTAGATAATGTATCCCTTCAAATCAAACAAGGTGAATTTTTGGCGATTATCGGACCATCCGGCTCTGGAAAATCGACATTAATGAACATTCTTGGCATCCTTGATAAAGCAACTTTAGGCGAATACTATCTCAATAAAGTAAATCTAATGAGAATATCCGACAAAAAAATAGCCAAAATTAGAAATAAGAAAATCGGTTTTATTTTTCAGCAATTTAATTTAATGCCGAGACTCACTGCTTTTGAAAATATCGAATTGCCGCTAGTCTATCGAGGTGTCAGAAAAACTAAACGAAAAAAAGTAGTAGCGAAAAGTTTGGAACGAGTCGGCTTATTAGATAAAGCAAAACATTTACCAGCTCAACTGTCAGGAGGGCAACAGCAACGTATAGCAATCGCCCGAGCTATTTCTGGCAGCCCAGAAATAATACTAGCAGATGAACCAACCGGCGCGCTGGATTCAAAAACAGGCGAAGAAGTAATGGCTTTGCTGAAAGAAATTCATAGAGAAGGAAATACATTAATTATGATTACACACGATAAAGAAATCGCCGAACAAGCCGAACGAATCATAGAAATAAAAGACGGAAAACTCCGTGAATGGAATAAATTATGA
- a CDS encoding efflux RND transporter periplasmic adaptor subunit, which yields MKKISWLIILIIIVASSSYYFIKEKEKKTPETIEYKTVEAKMEDLSVYVSAEGHIVKKENEWPEYEDFAARIMVDELEINQIKEKQTANVHVGAVTNKVYKGKIADINEKGVINGSVTSYAVTINLENEDNLKENMSISADVLVALEKNVLTIPIETVYTDKKDKNYVYIIDADKQKKQIWIETGKHNTKSIQVVKGLTVGQQVIIP from the coding sequence TTGAAAAAAATAAGCTGGCTTATCATACTGATAATTATTGTTGCATCAAGTAGCTATTATTTTATAAAAGAAAAGGAAAAAAAGACGCCGGAAACTATTGAATATAAAACAGTCGAGGCGAAAATGGAAGATTTAAGCGTCTATGTATCTGCAGAAGGCCACATCGTAAAAAAAGAAAACGAATGGCCTGAATACGAAGATTTTGCGGCCCGAATTATGGTAGACGAGCTAGAAATCAATCAAATAAAAGAAAAACAAACGGCTAACGTACATGTCGGAGCAGTAACTAATAAAGTCTATAAAGGGAAAATAGCTGATATCAACGAAAAAGGAGTTATAAACGGGTCTGTAACTTCATACGCAGTAACCATTAACCTGGAAAATGAAGATAATTTAAAAGAAAATATGTCTATTAGTGCAGATGTGCTTGTAGCCTTAGAAAAAAATGTTCTAACAATTCCAATCGAAACAGTCTACACGGATAAAAAAGATAAAAATTACGTCTATATCATTGACGCTGATAAGCAAAAGAAGCAAATCTGGATTGAAACAGGTAAACATAATACCAAATCAATTCAAGTGGTAAAAGGACTTACTGTAGGACAACAAGTGATTATTCCATAA
- a CDS encoding ABC transporter permease produces the protein MSLFQSVKLALKQLLSTKFRTFLTMLGIIIGVFSVILLVSIGEAISKNVSTQLGDMGSNLVSVSFYSDNPNDKFTYNDAKSLLTGTEIGSPEVMQTKEVRTTDKTASNQVTGITEDYASIKNLEVISGRFCSNVDVNYAQKVTVIGSEIAKTYFNNQNPVGKYVQIAGSRYVVIGVLKEKGESLFGSADKKLFIPITSAERLFKKDSVDLYYIQTENTEQVPAAVKRVEKKMNQLFSTNNEVYTVVNQQQALDTFDSITGTLTMGLGAIAGISLLVGGIGIMNIMLVSVSERTREIGIRKAIGAGSGDILIQFLIEAIVLSLLGGGIGILLGVFSAQLITAASSFEMHVSAATIFLAVGFSMFIGVVFGVVPARKASKKMPIDALRAD, from the coding sequence ATGAGCCTTTTTCAAAGCGTAAAATTAGCACTTAAACAACTACTATCCACCAAATTTCGCACATTTTTAACGATGCTCGGGATTATTATTGGTGTTTTTTCGGTTATACTACTAGTTTCAATTGGTGAGGCGATATCAAAAAATGTTTCTACACAATTAGGGGATATGGGGAGCAATCTAGTATCAGTCAGCTTTTATTCAGATAATCCTAATGACAAATTCACATATAACGATGCAAAAAGCCTTCTAACTGGGACAGAAATTGGCTCGCCGGAAGTAATGCAAACAAAAGAAGTTCGAACGACGGATAAAACCGCAAGTAATCAAGTGACAGGAATAACGGAAGATTATGCCAGCATCAAAAATTTGGAAGTTATATCAGGTCGATTTTGTTCGAATGTCGATGTGAATTATGCTCAGAAAGTAACAGTTATTGGATCAGAAATCGCTAAAACCTATTTCAACAACCAAAATCCAGTTGGAAAATATGTGCAAATTGCTGGTTCCAGATATGTAGTCATTGGCGTTTTAAAGGAAAAAGGCGAGAGTCTTTTTGGCTCAGCGGATAAGAAACTTTTTATACCAATTACTTCCGCAGAACGGCTTTTTAAAAAAGATTCTGTAGATTTATATTATATTCAAACCGAAAATACGGAGCAAGTTCCTGCTGCAGTTAAGCGCGTGGAGAAGAAAATGAATCAGCTTTTTTCAACTAATAATGAGGTGTACACCGTTGTGAATCAACAACAGGCGCTGGATACATTTGATAGTATTACGGGTACACTTACGATGGGACTTGGAGCAATTGCGGGGATTTCGCTACTTGTTGGAGGGATTGGGATAATGAATATTATGCTCGTATCTGTTTCAGAGCGAACCCGTGAAATTGGGATTAGGAAGGCGATTGGTGCAGGCAGTGGTGATATTTTAATACAATTTTTGATTGAAGCGATTGTGCTTAGTTTGTTAGGTGGTGGAATCGGAATTTTATTAGGCGTTTTTTCCGCGCAACTCATTACAGCTGCATCTAGTTTTGAAATGCACGTTTCTGCTGCGACGATTTTCTTAGCAGTTGGTTTTTCAATGTTTATTGGGGTGGTGTTTGGTGTAGTTCCAGCGCGTAAAGCATCGAAAAAAATGCCAATAGATGCGTTGCGAGCGGATTAA
- a CDS encoding SRPBCC family protein: MDESITKRASGGAVVTFELEINAPITEVFTLLTTNVGLEKWFNELEIGELGADGYLLFVMTPEEKITMPIRIFEPNRKFAFAWDQDEVAFELNTIPPNKTKLTFIEQLTAITEHSPRDISGWYICLKKLQASAEGKIYDFNKAEFETLFSKYKKALNNKK, translated from the coding sequence ATGGATGAATCAATCACGAAGCGGGCTAGTGGAGGGGCAGTTGTTACATTTGAATTAGAAATAAATGCGCCAATTACGGAAGTTTTTACACTTTTAACGACAAATGTTGGATTGGAAAAATGGTTTAATGAACTTGAAATAGGTGAACTTGGAGCGGATGGCTATCTTCTTTTTGTCATGACACCAGAAGAAAAAATAACGATGCCAATTCGCATATTTGAACCTAATCGAAAATTTGCTTTCGCGTGGGATCAAGATGAAGTTGCATTTGAACTGAATACCATTCCGCCGAACAAAACGAAGCTAACTTTCATAGAACAGCTCACCGCAATTACCGAACACAGCCCGAGAGATATTTCTGGTTGGTATATTTGCTTGAAAAAATTACAAGCGAGCGCAGAAGGAAAAATATACGATTTCAATAAAGCGGAGTTCGAAACGCTCTTTTCCAAATACAAAAAAGCATTAAATAACAAGAAATAA
- a CDS encoding GntR family transcriptional regulator, with protein MPKIAKGDRLENVAFDYIKNKITTGEYPTGYRVVEAKLSQELNMSRTPIRRAIINLCHSGFLVHQYNRGAFVQNTEVTITEFFSRMKLVELLMYESVEKLVLREDYVVVDDIIEIAESVIQYEKNREYELMRGAFEDFISIFIGKLNNEYFNRVIQDLWNEINDNATKEVRLIIVSASDRIAEELAHMIAILKSWDYEQLKKCFQHIMNAMILIAF; from the coding sequence ATGCCAAAGATTGCTAAAGGTGATCGATTAGAAAATGTAGCTTTTGATTACATCAAGAATAAAATCACAACGGGTGAGTATCCAACGGGGTATCGTGTAGTAGAAGCGAAATTATCCCAAGAACTAAATATGAGCAGAACACCGATTAGGCGAGCGATTATCAATCTGTGCCATTCCGGTTTTTTAGTTCATCAATATAACCGAGGGGCCTTTGTTCAAAATACGGAAGTAACAATTACAGAGTTTTTTTCACGAATGAAGTTGGTCGAACTATTGATGTATGAAAGTGTGGAAAAATTAGTCTTACGGGAAGATTATGTTGTAGTAGATGACATCATAGAAATTGCAGAGAGCGTCATTCAATATGAGAAAAATAGAGAATATGAATTAATGCGTGGTGCTTTTGAAGACTTTATTAGCATTTTTATCGGTAAATTGAATAATGAGTATTTTAATCGAGTAATTCAAGATTTATGGAATGAAATTAATGACAATGCAACAAAAGAAGTGCGGCTAATTATTGTTTCTGCTAGTGATAGGATTGCTGAAGAATTAGCACACATGATAGCTATTTTAAAATCATGGGATTACGAACAACTAAAAAAATGTTTTCAACACATTATGAACGCAATGATCTTAATTGCTTTTTAA
- a CDS encoding PTS sugar transporter subunit IIA yields the protein MIVSEEQLFLNQHLSTKEEVLAFIADKAAELGITTSSAQVERDLWAREKEYATAVQQLIAIPHAKTEAISEAKLLFIRLTQPIDWESKEGFKAQAIFAILVPASEASQQHLKILSSVAVNLLEEAFQEQILTINTERELMDYLKDNLEGELI from the coding sequence ATGATAGTATCGGAAGAACAATTATTTTTAAATCAGCATCTAAGCACAAAAGAAGAAGTGCTAGCTTTTATTGCAGACAAGGCCGCAGAGCTTGGCATTACGACGAGCTCGGCGCAAGTAGAGCGTGACTTATGGGCTCGCGAAAAAGAATACGCAACAGCAGTACAACAATTAATCGCCATTCCACATGCAAAAACAGAGGCAATATCAGAAGCAAAACTGCTTTTCATTCGCCTCACACAACCGATTGATTGGGAGTCAAAAGAAGGTTTTAAGGCACAAGCTATTTTTGCCATATTAGTTCCAGCTAGTGAGGCCAGCCAGCAACATCTGAAAATTTTATCTAGTGTGGCTGTGAATTTACTAGAAGAAGCATTTCAAGAACAAATTTTAACTATTAATACGGAACGCGAACTGATGGATTACTTGAAAGATAATTTGGAAGGAGAATTAATATGA